In a genomic window of Malassezia japonica chromosome 4, complete sequence:
- the BCD1 gene encoding Box C/D snoRNA accumulation (COG:S; EggNog:ENOG503P368), giving the protein MPQAQCMRCAVCGAESSKYTLPCFQQHKSSAKCAAERASHERRAAIGAPSSLLQRGARDPSRFIAMRDYDHTQMMQDYQFLSQVGRVVSSTGKGLSDARMLPDAGKPGANARRVPAAQHRREQLSKQIMFRKLPIMLLPDGMSKRQQNKTYWDTKKKSVLYTVQCTFPCVPDAEGVSVHGQAGDADIGASLRRALGQGDAEEPEAKRRRTDRRSALGLVPDASGGLEAASDAMLLLRIYPLRLRNETTTRFLDWWSRKGAALEASGEVAFSAPPARREPLVPQHVLDSVARLHGNEGKTAQTDDALAWAHVALYVSVPAASKIEWLFRSLPPDYGIVEFLELEVWEKEAFAAAERRGKCQLMSLVPAREEVVPSKGKAHKSIEPDAADTPAPVEAEPAAPAAASETAAVSESGVPPAVPAVAPPAAPAVPPPAPFVPAAPVPSSTASTLVGYASSDSEGEM; this is encoded by the exons ATGCCCCAGGCGCAGTGCATGCGCTGTGCCgtgtgcggcgccgagtcgTCCAAGTACAC CCTGCCTTGCTTCCAGCAGCACAAGAGCAGTGCCaagtgcgccgccgagcgggcgtcgcacgagcggcgggcggcgatcggcgcgccgtcgtcgctgctgcagcgcggcgcgcgcgacccCTCGCGCTTCATTGCGATGCGCGACTATGACCACACACAGATGATGCAGGACTACCAGTTCCTTAGCCAGGTGGGGCGCGTCGTCTCGTCCACCGGCAAGGGCCTCTCTGATGCCCGCATGCTGCCCGACGCAGGCAAGCCAGGAGCAAATGCACGCCGTGTaccggccgcgcagcaccggCGTGAGCAGCTCAGCAAGCAGATCATGTTCCGCAAGCTGCCGATCATGCTCCTGCCCGACGGCATGTCCAAGCGGCAGCAGAACAAGACGTACTGGGACACGAAGAAGAAGAGTGTCCTGTACACGGTGCAGTGCACCTTTCCCTGTGTGCCAGACGCAGAGGGCGTGAGCGTGCATGGACAGGCAGGCGATGCTGACATTGgtgcgtcgctgcgtcgTGCGCTTGGCCAAGGCGACGCAGAAGAGCCCGAGGCTAAGCGCCGGCGGACGGACCGAAGGAGCGCGCTGGGCCTTGTTCCTGATGCCTCCGGGGGGCTCGAGGCCGCGAGCGATGCGATGCTCCTCCTGCGCATCTACCCGCTGCGTCTGCGTAACGAaacgacgacgcgcttccTCGACTGGTGGTCGCGCAAAGGCGCAGCGCTGGAAGCGTCCGGCGAGGTCGCATTTTctgcaccgcctgcgcgccgtgagccgctcgtgccgcaGCATGTGCTCGACTCGGTCGCGCGGTTGCACGGAAATGAAGGCAAGACGGCGCAGACGGATGATGCGCTGGCGTGGGCGCACGTCGCACTCTACGTGTCAGTCCCTGCCGCGTCCAAAATTGAGTGGCTCTTTCGGTCACTGCCGCCCGACTATGGGATTGTCGAGTTCCTCGAGCTTGAAGTATGGGAAAAAGAGGCATTTGcggctgccgagcgccgggGCAAGTGTCAGTTGATGTCGCTTGTGCCTGCGCGCGAAGAGGTCGTGCCGAGTAAAGGCAAAGCACACAAGAGTATCGAGCCGGATGCGGCCGACACGCCGGCGCCAGTAGAGGCCGagcctgcagcgccggcggcggcgagcgagaCTGCCGCTGTGTCCGAGTCTGGTGTGCCACCTGCTGTACCTGCTGTTGCGcctcctgctgcgccggctGTGCCGCCTCCTGCCCCTTTCgtgcctgcagcgccggtCCCCTCTTCTaccgcctcgacgctcgtcggctATGCGAGCTCTGATAGCGAGGGCGAAATGTAG
- the SUI3 gene encoding translation initiation factor eIF-2 beta subunit (EggNog:ENOG503NWT7; COG:J; BUSCO:EOG09264OQ8), giving the protein MSTAVGDEPVADAPPVQQEAAQDASDLFGGLKKKSGKKKKIPMDFDLGSEKPAEKEAAPEPVLTEAPKEEAETPKEEPPKEDPAPADDGALDFGEMKKKKKKKKAAFDLEEFEKELGEQRDSDNPEDEGENPFAQDNNDDAAGGKADDVEAWQGTDRDYTYQELLGRIFRTLRLQNPALSGEKKKYTMVPPVVQRDGSKKTVFANVLEICKRMHRQPDHVIQYLFTELGTVGSVDGSQRLVIRGRFQPKQIENVLRRYIVEYVTCKTCRSPNTLLTKENRIYFMTCEACGSQRSVSAIKTGFQAQTGKRSKMRQQ; this is encoded by the exons ATGTCGACGGCAGTGGGCGACGAGCCTGTTGCGGATGCGCCTCCTGTCCAGCAGGAGGCTGCCCAGGATGCTTCTGATCTCTTTGGTGGTCTGAAGAAGAAGAGCGGCAAGAAGAAGAAAATTCCTATGGACTTTGATCTCGGCTCG GAGAAGCCTGCGGAAAAGGAAGCGGCTCCGGAGCCTGTCCTGACCGAGGCTCCCAAGGAGGAGGCAGAGACTCCCAAGGAGGAGCCTCCCAAGGAGGATCCTGCGCCGGCTGACgatggcgcgctcgac TTTGGCGAAatgaagaagaagaagaagaagaagaaggcCGCCTTTGACCTCGAGGAGTTCGAgaaggagctcggcgagcagcgcgactCGGACAACCCggaggacgagggcgagaACCCTTTCGCTCAGGACAACaacgacgacgccgcgggcggcaaggccgacgacgtGGAGGCGTGGCAAGGCACCGACCGCGACTACACCTACCAGGAGCTGCTGGGCCGCATCttccgcacgctgcgcctgcagaACCCGGCGCTCTCGGGTGAGAAGAAGAAGTATACGATGGTTCCCCCGGTGGTCCAGCGCGACGGTTCCAAGAAGACGGTCTTTGCCAACGTCTTGGAGATCTGCAAGCGTATGCACCGTCAGCCCGACCACGTTATCCAGTACCTCTTTACCGAGCTGGGTACCGTCGGCTCGGTCGACGGCtcgcagcgcctggtcATTCGCGGTCGCTTCCAGCCCAAGCAGATCGAAAACGTGTTGCGGCGGTATATCGTGGAGTACGTGACGTGCAAGACCTGCCGCTCGCCCAACACCCTCCTCACAAAAGAGAACCGTATCTATTTCATGACCTGCGAGGCGTGCGGATCTCAGCGTTCGGTCAGCGCCATCAAGACTGGTTTCCAGGCCCAGACCGGAAAGCGCAGCAAGATGCGCCAGCAATAG
- the ATP3 gene encoding atp3 gamma subunit of the F1 sector of mitochondrial F1F0 ATP synthase (EggNog:ENOG503NYDF; BUSCO:EOG09263TQ5; COG:C) — protein sequence MISRAVARPSVASAVSALGARAAPVAAFHASAAPQASLRELETRVKSVKNIEKITKSMKMIASTKLNRAQRAMNAGVAFGQASEEVFKQSEAKPLEGGRELFIVVSSDKGLCGGIHSSVSKRTRNEVNKLVSEGGESPSVVVLGEKSKGQLARALPSYLALSFNQVGKDVPTYEDALAITSTILESGLEFDTVNIVYNKYVSSISFESAIMPVYLEKALVEAPNFGQYEQEEDVVKDLAEFSLTNAIFATLVEGHATEINSKRNAMDNASKNAGDMITNLNLLYNRGRQAAITNELIDIITGASSL from the exons ATGATTTCTCGTGCTGTTGCTAGGCCTTCTGTCGCCTCTGCGGTGtctgcgctcggtgcgcgtgctgcCCCTGTGGCTGCGTTccacgcgagcgccgctccCCAGGCCTCGCTCCGTGAGCTGGAGACGCGCGTGAAGAGTGTCAAGAACATCGAAAAGATCACCAAG TCGATGAAAATGATTGCCTCGACCAAGCTCAACCGCGCCCAGCGTGCCATGAACGCCGGTGTGGCCTTTGGCCAGGCCAGCGAGGAGGTGTTCAAGCAGTCGGAGGCCAAGCCCCTTGAgggcggccgcgagctgtTCATCGTCGTCTCGTCCGACAAGGGTCTCTGCGGTGGTATCCACTCGTCGGTGTCGAAGCGCACCCGTAACGAGGTGAACAAGCTCGTGAGCGAGGGCGGCGAGTCCCCGTCGGTGGttgtgctcggcgagaagAGCAAGGGTCAGCTCGCCCGTGCCCTCCCCTCGTACCTGGCTCTGTCGTTCAACCAGGTCGGCAAGGACGTGCCCACCTacgaggacgcgctcgcgatcACCTCGACCATCCTCGAGAGCGGCCTCGAGTTCGACACGGTCAACATTGTGTACAACAAGTACGTCTCGTCGATCTCGTTCGAGTCGGCGATCATGCCTGTCTACCTGGAGAAGGCCCTCGTTGAGGCCCCCAACTTTGGCCAGTACGagcaggaggaggacgTCGTCAAGGACCTTGCTGAGTTCTCGCTGACCAACGCCATCTTTGCCACGCTTGTCGAGGGTCACGCTACGGAGATCAACTCGAAGCGTAACGCCATGGACAACGCCTCGAAGAACGCTGGTGACATGATCACCAACCTCAACCTGCTCTACAACCGTGGTCGCCAGGCCGCGATTACCAACGAGCTTATCGACATTATTACCggtgcctcgtcgctgtaA
- the ILS1 gene encoding isoleucine--tRNA ligase (COG:J; EggNog:ENOG503NVSZ; BUSCO:EOG0926092K) has translation MTEGAQAVFPEHDVSTSFHFAKQEEDVIAYWNAIDAFKTSLEQPKGKKPFSFYDGPPFATGLPHYGHLLAGTVKDIVTRFAHTTGHYVDRRFGWDCHGLPVEHEIDKKLGVRGKDDILKMGIANYNAECRSIVMRYQAEWRATVQRMGRWIDFDNGYRTMDTNFMESVWWVFKQLFEKGQVYRGLRVMPYSNGLTTPLSNFEAGSNYKEVQDPAVTVAFVLKDDPTTAFLAWTTTPWTLPSNLAVCVHPDFDYVKIFDEERQRNFIVCDKLLTTIYKDPKKAKIKKVATYKGKELEGIKFVPLYDYFYEEFKDRAFRVLVDEYVTADTGTGVVQQAPAFGEDDYRIAVANGVIDKETQPPCPLDESGRFLPVVKDFAGEYVKDADKAIQKDLKARDLLIVQSVIRHSYPFCWRSGTPLIYRTIPAWFVRVENITDKLKENNKQTRWVPQAIGDNRFGNWIAAARDWNVSRNRYWGTPIPLWVSDDLEEIVCIGSIEELEERSGVKGLHDLHRDHVDQLTIPSSQGKGQLRRIEEVFDCWFESGSMPYAQAHYPFENQDKFKGSFPADFVSEGLDQTRGWFYTLLILGTHLFGTAPWKNLIVSGLVLAADGKKMSKSLRNFPDPTLVIDRYGADAVRMYMINSPIVRAENLRFREEGVKDIIASVFLPWLNSFRFFLAQVVLLKKDTGIDFQYDPKAALSENVMDRWVLARCQSLIAFVRVEMENYRLYTVVPRLLTMINELTNWYIRFNRKRLKGENGEADTIAALNTLFETLMTVCRTMSSFTPFITENLYQGLRKFLPPQAEGDEVDYRSVHFLPFPEVRQDCQDPVIQRRFSALQSVIELGRAMREKKNLPLRVPLKELTVFHSDKQYLDDVQSLAGYVEEELNIRDLVLSQDEERCGVRFKLLADWPTLGKKLRKDMGKVKKGLDQVNSAQAKEYMNTNQIIIEGITLGEGDLRALRYVDETALPSTVLSDTDGQVVVLLDSEVHPELQAEGAARDVINRIQRLRKKAGLQPTDSIDYFYRFTDGMGEALDEVMKSQSDVFTRNLRRVPRPAGELASDAEVVFEEEQEVNETKFMLTLVRA, from the exons ATGACCGAAGGGGCCCAAGCGGTGTTCCCTGAGCACGATG TTTCGACATCCTTCCACTTTGCGAAGCAGGAAGAGGATGTGATTGCCTACTGGAACGCCATTGACGCGTTCAAGACGTCGCTGGAGCAGCCGAAGGGCAAGAAGCCCTTCTCGTTCTACGACGGACCGCCTTTCGCGACGGGCCTGCCGCACTACGGCCACCTACTCGCCGGTACGGTGAAGGATATCGTGACGCGCTTTGCGCACACGACCGGCCACTACGTGGACCGCCGCTTCGGCTGGGACTGCCACGGTCTTCCTGTGGAGCACGAGATCGACAAGAAGCTCGGTGTGCGCGGCAAGGACGACATCCTGAAGATGGGCATTGCGAACTACAATGCCGAGTGCCGCTCGATCGTGATGCGCTACCAGGCCGagtggcgcgcgacggtgcagcgcatgggCCGTTGGATCGACTTCGACAATGGCTACCGCACGATGGACACCAACTTTATGGAGTCGGTCTGGTGGGTCTTCAAGCAGCTCTTTGAAAAGGGCCAGGTGTACCGCGGCCTGCGTGTCATGCCCTACTCGAACGGCCTCACCACGCCCCTGTCCAACTTTGAGGCAGGCAGCAACTACAAGGAGGTGCAAGACCCTGCCGTGACGGTCGCATTTGTGCTGAAGGACGACCCCACGACGGCATTCCTCGCATGGACTACGACCCCGTGGACCCTCCCGTCGAACCTCGCGGTGTGCGTTCACCCCGACTTTGACTACGTCAAGATCTTTGACGAGGAACGCCAGCGCAACTTCATTGTCTGCGACAAGCTCCTGACGACCATCTACAAGGACCCGAAGAAGGCCAAGATCAAAAAGGTGGCGACCTACAAgggcaaggagctcgagggAATCAAGTTTGTTCCCCTCTACGACTACTTCTACGAGGAGTTCAAGGACCGTGCGTtccgcgtgctcgtcgacgagtaCGTCACGGCCGACACTGGTACCGGTgtcgtgcagcaggcgcccGCCTTTGGTGAGGACGATTACCGCATTGCCGTCGCCAACGGCGTCATCGACAAGGAGACGCAGCCTCCGTGCCCGCTCGACGAGTCCGGCCGCTTCCTGCCGGTGGTCAAGGACTTTGCAGGCGAGTACGTGAAGGATGCCGACAAGGCCATCCAGAAAGACCtcaaggcgcgcgacctgctcaTTGTGCAGAGCGTCATCCGCCACTCGTACCCCTTCTgctggcgctcgggcaCGCCCCTCATCTACCGCACGATCCCGGCGTGGTTCGTTCGGGTGGAGAACATCACCGACAAGCTCAAGGAGAACAACAAACAGACGCGCTGGGTGCCGCAGGCTATCGGCGACAACCGTTTCGGCAACTGGattgccgcggcgcgcgactgGAACGTGTCGCGTAACCGCTACTGGGGTACGCCGATCCCCCTGTGGGTCAGCGATGACCTCGAGGAGATTGTGTGTATCGGCTCgatcgaggagctcgaggagcgttCCGGCGTCAAGGGCCTTCACGACCTTCACCGTGACcacgtcgaccagctcaCGATCCCCTCGTCGCAGGGCAAGGGCCAGCTGCGCCGTATCGAGGAGGTGTTTGACTGCTGGTTCGAGTCGGGCAGCATGCCCtacgcgcaggcgcactACCCCTTTGAGAACCAGGACAAGTTCAAGGGCAGCTTCCCTGCGGACTTTGTTTCCGAGGGTCTCGACCAGACCCGTGGCTGGTTCTACACGCTGCTGATTCTCGGTACGCACCTCTTTGGCACTGCCCCGTGGAAGAACCTGATCGTCTCGGGTCTGGTGCTTGCTGCCGACGGCAAAAAGATGAGCAagtcgctgcgcaactTCCCCGACCCCACGCTGGTGATTGACCGGTACGGTGCGGACGCTGTGCGCATGTACATGATCAACTCGCCGATTGTGCGTGCCGAGAACCTGCGCTTCCGCGAGGAGGGCGTGAAGGATATCATTGCCTCGGTTTTCCTGCCGTGGCTCAACAGTTTCCGCTTCTTCCTTGCGCAGGTTGTGTTGCTGAAGAAGGACACCGGCATCGACTTCCAGTACGACcccaaggcggcgctctCGGAGAACGTCATGGACCGCTGGGTGCTTGCGCGCTGCCAGAGTCTCATCGCCTTTGTGCGCGTCGAGATGGAAAACTACCGTCTGTACACGGTGGTGCCCCGCCTCCTGACGATGATCAATGAGCTGACGAACTGGTATATCCGCTTCAACCGCAAGCGTCTTAAGGGCGAGaacggcgaggcggacaCCATTGCGGCGCTGAATACGCTCTTTGAGACGCTCATGACCGTGTGCCGTACCATGTCGTCGTTCACGCCGTTCATCACCGAGAACCTGTACCAGGGCCTGCGCAAGTTCCTCCCGCCCCAGGCggagggcgacgaggtggaCTACCGCTCGGTGCACTTCCTTCCCTTCCCCGAGGTGCGCCAGGACTGCCAGGACCCCGTGATTCAGCGCCGCTTTAGCGCGCTGCAGAGCGTCATTGAGCTTGGCCGTGCGATGCGTGAGAAGAAAAACCTGCcgctgcgtgtgccgctCAAGGAGCTCACCGTCTTCCACTCGGACAAGCAGTacctcgacgacgtccagtcgctcgccggctacgtcgaggaggagctcaACATCCGCGACCTTGTCCTGTcgcaggacgaggagcgctgCGGTGTGCGCTTCAAGCTGCTGGCCGACTggccgacgctcggcaagaagctgcgcaaggacaTGGGCAAGGTCAAGAAGGGTCTTGACCAGGTCAACTCTGCGCAGGCGAAGGAGTACATGAACACGAACCAGATCATCATTGAGGGCatcacgctcggcgagggtgacctgcgtgcgctgcgctacGTCGACGAGACGGCGCTTCCCTCGACGGTCCTGAGTGACACCGACGGCCAGGTcgtcgtgctgctcgacagTGAGGTGCATCCCGAGCTCCAGGCGGagggtgcggcgcgcgatgTGATCAACCGTAtccagcgcctgcgcaagaaGGCGGGCCTGCAGCCGACCGACTCCATCGACTACTTCTACCGTTTCACCGACGGCatgggcgaggcgctggatGAGGTGATGAAGTCGCAGTCGGACGTCTTTACGCGCaacctgcgccgcgtgccccGCCCTGCGGgcgagctcgcgagcgacgcagaAGTTGTCTTCGAAGAGGAGCAGGAGGTCAACGAGACCAAGTTCATGCTCACGCTCGTGCGTGCATAA
- the SNU23 gene encoding U4/U6.U5 snRNP associated protein (EggNog:ENOG503P28K; COG:A), translated as MAGATAAGGAGVGPSRRQWDIEEYTSRARERDREHRERAVENEERIKQGKRPMGRRRNDLPKPTQTMQAHDDLKLDANLGTTSMVDNAEGKGRGPGYFCELCNRMCKDSVGYLDHINGRMHLRKLGQSTQTARSTLDQVRARIAAVRAERALGRTAEARYDFDARIRQIAQEQRAEHDAKRAQRREERARRKEQKRGPTPPAQTEDEQAMMAAMGFANFGSSRQ; from the coding sequence ATGGCaggcgcgacggcggcgggcggcgcgggtgTCGGCCCTTCGCGGCGGCAGTGGGACATTGAAGAGTAtacctcgcgcgcgcgcgagcgcgatcgCGAGCACCGTGAGCGTGCGGTCGAGAATGAAGAGCGCATCAAGCAGGGCAAGCGGCCGatgggccgccgccgcaacGACCTGCCGAAACCGACGCAGACGAtgcaggcgcacgacgacctGAAGCTTGATGCGAACCTGGGCACGACAAGTATGGTCGACAATGCGGAAGGAAAGGGGCGGGGACCCGGCTACTTCTGCGAGCTGTGCAATCGCATGTGCAAGGACAGCGTCGGCTACCTCGACCACATCAACGGCCGCATGCACCTGCGCAAACTCGGCCAATCGACGCAGActgcgcgctcgacgctcgaccaggtccgcgcgcgcattgccgccgtgcgtgcggagcgcgcgcttggCCGCACGGCCGAGGCACGCTACGACTTTGACGCACGCATCCGCCAGATTGCCCaagagcagcgtgcggagcACGATGCAAAGCGCGcacagcggcgcgaggagcgtgcgcggcgcaaagagcaAAAGAGAGGGCCTACGCCGCCTGCACAGACCGAAGACGAGCAGGCAATGATGGCTGCGATGGGATTTGCCAACTTTGGTTCCAGTAGACAATAG
- a CDS encoding uncharacterized protein (EggNog:ENOG503P6QK) — MGSVNPVLALVSRADALANSFNAVYQQTLPAVDALATLHPDDPQCEPYMQVLREGLTAMEERTEQMVNMLYEVDVYMAPSAAQSAAGFNPQEALSHVSDLFHSYQAELLAKRELLADYTCEEIGAQQFAAQWHTLDEVQQGRKQEMDDLADLLANFG, encoded by the exons ATGGGCAGTGTGAATCC TGTGCTTGCGCTGGTgagccgcgccgacgcgctggcgAACA GTTTCAATGCTGTGTATCAGCAGACGCTGcccgcggtcgacgcgctcgcgacgctgcaccCGGACGACCCGCAGTGCGAGCCGTACATGCaggtcctgcgcgagggccTCACTGCGATGGAGGAGCGTACCGAGCAGATGGTGAATATGCTCTACGAGGTCGATGTCTACATGGCGCCGTCTGCAGCGCAGTCTGCGGCCGGATTCAACCCCCAGGAGGCGCTGTCGCACGTCTCGGACCTGTTTCAC AGTTACCAAGCGGAGCTGCTGGccaagcgcgagctgctggccgACTATACGTGCGAGGAGAttggcgcgcagcagtTTGCTGCGCAGTggcacacgctcgacgaggtgcagcaGGGCCGCAAGCAAGAGATGGATGATTTGGCCGACCTATTGGCGAATTTTGGCTAG
- the CPA1 gene encoding carbamoyl-phosphate synthase (glutamine-hydrolyzing) (COG:E; COG:F; EggNog:ENOG503NTYM; BUSCO:EOG09262914; MEROPS:MER0060647), whose translation MTLFSLSRIATRPARAVLSARTVTTWSPAPTPQAAALRLKTGQVFNGKSFGAQHSVFGETVFSTSITSYTESLTDPSYQGQLLAFTTPLIGNYGVPNNNAAGSAREHPNDVDVGCFLESSGIQAAGVIVSELCERFSHFQAYESLASWCARHNVPGIQGVDTRALTTLLRNQGSTLGALLVGDDAKRVPDAAEYIDPMAENLVARVSVKEPHTLHPVGGAQAARAHVALLDFGCKANILRSLLREGVSVTVLPWNYDFNAVRDQFDGLFLSNGPGSPNSIRPAVETVAKAINEWTKPIFGICMGNQVIGLAIGLRAYRMKFGNRGHNQPVLALGSGDMRVDAGRVYITSQNHGYALAYEESGPDAWPEGWQPWFINANDWSIEGIVRTDAKDTAKAPVWGVQFHPEHAGGPEDTNPLFVDYIEQVVRYKALQGAPLYASTAQGAQARL comes from the coding sequence ATGACCCTTTTTTCTCTTTCTCGTATCGCTACGCGCCCGGCCCGGGCCGTACTTTCCGCGCGCACGGTCACGACGtggtcgccggcgccgacgccccaagcggctgcgctccgcctcAAGACCGGCCAAGTGTTCAACGGCAAGTCGTtcggtgcgcagcacaGTGTGTTTGGCGAGACGGTGTTTTCGACGTCGATTACGTCGTACACCGAGTCGCTCACCGACCCCTCGTATCAAGGCCAGCTGCTCGCCTTTACCACGCCGCTGATCGGCAACTATGGCGTGCCGAACAACAATGCGGCGGGCtctgcgcgcgagcacccGAATGACGTGGACGTTGGCTGCTTCCTCGAGTCGAGCGGCATCCAGGCCGCGGGCGTGATCGTGAGCGAGCTGTGCGAGCGCTTCTCGCACTTCCAGGCGTACGAGTCGCTCgcgagctggtgcgcgcgccacaATGTGCCGGGCATCCAAGGCGTGGACACGCGTGCGCTCAcgacgctcctgcgcaaccAGGGCTCGacactcggcgcgctcctcgtcggcgacgacgccaAGCGTGTCCCGGATGCGGCCGAGTACATCGACCCCATGGCCGAGAATCTCGtggcgcgcgtctcggtcAAGGAGCCGCACACGCTGCAcccggtcggcggcgcgcaggcggcgcgtgcgcacgtcgcgctcctcgacttTGGCTGCAAGGCCAACATTCTGCgctcgctcctgcgcgagggcgTCAGCGTCACGGTGCTCCCGTGGAACTATGACTTTAACGCGGTACGCGACCAGTTCGACGGCCTCTTTTTGAGCAACGGGCCGGGTAGCCCCAACTCGATCCGCCCGGCCGTCGAGACGGTGGCCAAGGCGATCAATGAGTGGACCAAGCCCATCTTTGGCATCTGCATGGGCAACCAAGTGATCGGCCTTGCGATCGGCCTGCGTGCGTACCGCATGAAGTTTGGCAACCGTGGCCACAACCAGCccgtgctcgcgctcggctcgggcgACATGCGCGTCGATGCGGGCCGTGTGTACATCACCTCGCAGAACCACGGCTACGCGCTCGCGTACGAGGAGAGCGGCCCCGATGCGTGGCCCGAGGGCTGGCAGCCGTGGTTCATCAACGCAAACGACTGGAGCATTGAAGGTATCGTGCGTACGGATGCAAAGGacacggccaaggcgccaGTGTGGGGCGTGCAGTTCCACCCGGAGCACGCGGGCGGCCCTGAAGACACGAACCCCTTGTTCGTGGACTATAtcgagcaggtcgtgcGCTACAAGGCCTTGCAGGGCGCGCCCTTGTATGCCAGCACCGCACAGGGCGCCCAGGCCCGCTTGTAG